Proteins found in one Panicum hallii strain FIL2 chromosome 4, PHallii_v3.1, whole genome shotgun sequence genomic segment:
- the LOC112890795 gene encoding protein ALTERED XYLOGLUCAN 4-like, which translates to MGAHEQPPHHPHKQKTPRSGYSVPRPVCAWLACGFVSLALLHLLCCTPPGTQDAVLSPLLQYVDDTYNFVSSGPRSCNYSEGRWVYAPGHARRYNGTECDVKESHDCLRNGRPDTGYLDWRWQPAGCRLPAFDAGAFLSAARGKHVALVGDSMVRNQAQSLACLLAGAGFPHRVVYRDAGPRGKPDLWRWAFPTHGVTVSFYWAPFVARATGKALNDTLPQSMNHVHLDAADDLWGADADTMDVVVLGTGHWPLNGAIYYVNGEVIGHHVHDELDPAMDIGYTRPMRMAYRTALDRLSRSGRPRTVVLATLSPGHRYEGDTLATMCPRKAPYEEGEHELRDIDRELVGLVYEEAEAARARNGEGGATRVEVLDVTKLAAMRPDGHPGAYMHRDPFAHEVQPWMAADCVHFCLPGPVDTFNEILQHILMRKRR; encoded by the exons ATGGGAGCGCACGAGCAGCCTCCGCATCATCCCCACAAGCAGAAGACCCCCCGCTCTGGCTATTCCGTGCCCAGACCCGTCTGCGCTTGGCTGGCCTGCGGCTTCGTCTCCCTGgctctcctccacctcctctgCTGCACTCCCCCCGGCACCCAGGATGCCGTGCTCTCTCCCCTGCTCCAGTACGTCGATGACACCTACAACTTCGTCTCGTCCGG CCCCCGGAGCTGCAACTACTCTGAGGGGAGGTGGGTGTACGCGCCGGGCCACGCGCGCCGGTACAACGGCACCGAGTGCGACGTCAAGGAGAGCCACGACTGCCTCCGCAACGGGCGGCCCGACACGGGCTACCTCGACTGGCGGTGGCAGCCGGCGGGGTGCCGCCTGCCGGCGTTCGACGCGGGGGCCTTCCTCTCGGCGGCACGCGGCAAGCACGTGGCCCTCGTCGGCGACTCCATGGTGCGGAACCAGGCGCAGTCGCTCGCCTgcctcctcgccggcgcgggCTTCCCGCACCGCGTCGTGTACCGGGACGCCGGCCCGCGCGGGAAGCCCGACCTGTGGCGCTGGGCGTTCCCGACGCACGGCGTGACGGTGTCCTTCTACTGGGCGCCGTTCGTCGCCAGGGCCACGGGCAAGGCGCTCAACGACACCCTGCCGCAGAGCATGAACCACGTGCACCTCGACGCGGCCGACGACCTGTGGGGCGCCGACGCTGACACCATGGACGTGGTGGTGCTCGGCACTGGCCACTGGCCGCTGAACGGCGCCATCTACTACGTCAACGGCGAGGTGATCGGCCACCACGTCCACGACGAGCTCGACCCGGCGATGGACATCGGGTACACCCGGCCGATGAGGATGGCGTACCGGACGGCGCTGGACCGGCTGAGCCGCTCCGGCCGGCCGCGGACCGTGGTGCTGGCCACCTTGTCGCCGGGCCACAGGTACGAGGGCGACACCCTTGCCACCATGTGCCCGAGGAAGGCGCCGTACgaggagggggagcacgagctGCGCGACATCGACAGAGAGCTGGTCGGGCTCGTCTACGAGGAGGCGGAGGCCGCGAGGGCGAggaacggcgagggcggcgcgaCGAGGGTCGAGGTGCTGGACGTGACCAAGCTGGCGGCGATGCGGCCGGACGGGCACCCCGGCGCGTACATGCACCGGGACCCGTTCGCGCACGAGGTGCAGCCGTGGATGGCGGCCGACTGCGTTCACTTCTGCCTGCCGGGGCCGGTCGACACCTTCAACGAGATACTGCAGCACATCCTGATGAGGAAGAGGCGATAG
- the LOC112891026 gene encoding protein ALTERED XYLOGLUCAN 4-like has translation MGACQPLHPHSAQKPSSPNSANPGYFLPRTAGAWLACGFLSLALLHLLCCSPPGTQQAVLSPLLQYFNGTYSSVSPAPSCDYSEGRWVRSPGHARRYNATACGVKDSEDCVRNGRPDTGYLDWRWQPAGGCPLPAFDAAAFLDAVRGRHVAFVGDSMARNQAESLVCLLGASPFPSRLVHRDADPGEFRFRRWAFPSHGVTVSVYWAPFLARATGRVDDYHLPYSSVHLDALAERWSSEADTMDVAVLSAGHWFLKWSMFYNGSEVLGAHMLPDSNHTEIGFASPFREVVRKSLERLLGSGGGGRTVVLATISPSHFEKAWDDPTTCARKAPYKDGEKEVDGEAAELRRVVKEEASAAAARNGGAATIKVLDVTKLATMRPDGHPGAYMHRDPFGPGKPEKMLNDCLHSCLPGPVDTFNEILLQLLLTKR, from the exons ATGGGAGCGTGCCAGCCACTCCATCCGCACAGCGCCCAGAAGCCATCGTCTCCCAACAGCGCCAATCCTGGCTACTTCCTGCCCAGAACCGCCGGCGCCTGGCTCGCCTGCGGCTTCCTCTCCTTGGCGCTCCTCCACCTCCTCTGCTGCTCTCCTCCCGGTACTCAACAAGCAGTCTTGTCCCCTCTGCTCCAGTACTTCAACGGCACCTACTCCTCGGTCTCACCAGC GCCGAGCTGCGACTACTCGGAGGGGCGGTGGGTGCGGTCGCCGGGCCACGCGCGGCGGTACAACGCCACCGCGTGCGGCGTCAAGGACAGCGAGGACTGCGTCCGAAACGGGCGCCCGGACACCGGTTACCTCGACTGGCGGTGGCAGCCGGCGGGCGGGTGCCCGCTCCCGGCCTTCGACGCGGCGGCGTTCCTCGACGCGGTTCGGGGCAGGCACGTCGCCTTCGTGGGCGACTCCATGGCGCGGAACCAGGCCGAGTCCCTGGTCTGCCTCCTCGGCGCGTCACCGTTCCCGTCCCGGCTCGTGCACCGCGACGCGGACCCCGGGGAGTTCCGGTTCCGGCGCTGGGCGTTCCCGTCGCACGGCGTGACGGTGTCCGTGTACTGGGCGCCGTTCCTGGCGCGGGCCACGGGCAGGGTGGACGACTACCACCTGCCCTACAGCTCCGTGCACCTCGACGCGCTCGCCGAGCGGTGGTCGTCGGAGGCCGACACCATGGACGTGGCGGTGCTCAGCGCGGGCCACTGGTTCCTCAAGTGGTCCATGTTCTACAACGGCAGCGAGGTTCTCGGCGCGCACATGCTCCCGGACTCCAACCACACCGAGATCGGCTTCGCCTCGCCGTTCCGGGAGGTGGTCCGCAAGTCGCTAGAGCGACTcctcggctccggcggcggcggccggactGTGGTGCTGGCCACCATATCGCCGTCGCACTTCGAGAAGGCGTGGGACGACCCCACGACGTGCGCGAGGAAGGCCCCGTACAAGGATGGGGAGAaggaggtggacggcgaggcggcggagctccgaagGGTCGTTAAAGAAGAGGcgtccgccgcggcggcgaggaacgGCGGGGCGGCGACGATCAAGGTGCTGGACGTGACGAAGCTGGCGACGATGCGGCCGGACGGACACCCTGGCGCGTACATGCACAGGGACCCGTTCGGGCCCGGCAAGccggagaagatgctcaacgaCTGCCTCCATTCCTGCCTGCCGGGGCCGGTGGACACGTTCAATGAGATATTGCTGCAGCTCCTCCTGACCAAGAGGTAG